A genomic window from Desulfovibrio gilichinskyi includes:
- a CDS encoding hydantoinase/oxoprolinase family protein, with protein sequence MLLLGIDVGGTHTDAVAIGPDRIEAQVKVATNHDDLLSSIRSALGTIVSKTDPARIKQLNLSTTLSTNSIVEGKFEDVGMIISAGPGLDPHSFMICKDFHVIPGSLDHRGSETKQLDNLALEEAISSCRKSGVKVYAAVTKFSPRNPAHEKEIELAIGDNADFTTLGHQITGRLNFPRRIATAFYNCAVWRIFNNFADAISRTLDEMGLSHIKVNILKADGGTMPLPLSRKVPVQSIFSGPAASVMGIIALCKITHDSIIYDIGGTTTDIAIFVDGTPLIEQEGINIGSHPTLVRALKVHSIGVGGDSAISILEGSVKVGPTRLGPSIAFGGKIPTLTDALIWKDSCDCGNIDKSKAEFAAFAAQNKMEADELADRAIENAIDKIHDATRKLVEEINQQPVYTIHELLENRRIIPRKIYMMGGPAKAMKMDIFRKFKLATEVPENYDVANAIGAALTRTTTEIELFADTERGVMFIPSLGYRENVPRNYKLEDAERDAMNHLLAHLGDMSVASDGNNAHITSSSSFNMVDGYTTVGRNIRVKCQIKPGVIRTYS encoded by the coding sequence ATGCTCCTTCTTGGAATAGACGTAGGCGGTACACATACTGATGCGGTTGCTATCGGGCCGGACCGGATAGAAGCTCAGGTCAAAGTTGCAACTAATCATGATGATCTTCTATCATCCATCAGAAGTGCGCTTGGAACAATTGTAAGCAAGACCGACCCTGCGCGTATAAAACAGCTCAACCTCAGTACCACGCTCTCAACAAATTCCATTGTTGAAGGAAAGTTTGAGGACGTCGGAATGATTATTTCCGCAGGTCCCGGACTAGACCCGCATTCTTTTATGATCTGCAAGGACTTTCATGTGATCCCGGGATCTTTAGATCACCGCGGATCTGAAACAAAGCAACTGGACAACCTTGCTCTGGAAGAGGCTATTTCATCCTGCCGCAAATCAGGTGTTAAGGTTTACGCAGCTGTTACAAAATTTTCTCCGCGTAATCCCGCGCACGAAAAAGAAATCGAGCTGGCCATTGGCGACAATGCAGATTTTACCACACTCGGGCACCAGATTACGGGGCGTTTAAATTTCCCGAGACGCATTGCAACAGCCTTCTACAATTGCGCGGTCTGGCGTATTTTCAATAACTTTGCTGATGCTATTTCCCGCACACTTGATGAAATGGGACTGAGCCATATAAAGGTTAACATCCTTAAAGCAGACGGCGGAACCATGCCGCTGCCTTTATCAAGAAAAGTTCCTGTTCAATCTATTTTTTCAGGTCCGGCTGCCAGTGTTATGGGCATTATAGCTCTCTGCAAAATCACTCATGACTCCATCATCTACGACATCGGCGGAACGACCACTGACATTGCTATTTTTGTCGACGGGACACCTCTTATTGAGCAGGAAGGAATAAACATAGGTTCTCATCCGACACTTGTACGTGCGCTGAAAGTTCATTCCATAGGAGTCGGAGGCGACTCTGCCATTTCCATCCTTGAAGGATCCGTCAAAGTCGGTCCGACAAGACTCGGCCCTTCAATTGCTTTCGGAGGGAAAATTCCTACTCTCACGGATGCTCTTATCTGGAAAGATTCCTGCGACTGCGGAAATATAGATAAATCAAAAGCCGAATTTGCCGCTTTTGCCGCTCAAAACAAAATGGAAGCAGACGAACTGGCAGACAGAGCTATCGAAAACGCTATTGATAAAATTCATGATGCGACGCGCAAACTTGTGGAAGAAATTAATCAGCAACCGGTTTATACCATCCATGAACTGCTCGAAAACAGGCGCATCATTCCACGTAAAATTTACATGATGGGCGGCCCGGCTAAAGCCATGAAAATGGACATCTTCCGCAAATTCAAACTTGCGACGGAAGTGCCTGAAAACTACGATGTAGCCAATGCAATCGGCGCGGCTTTAACCAGAACAACGACTGAAATAGAACTCTTTGCCGACACCGAACGCGGCGTTATGTTCATCCCCTCCCTCGGGTACAGGGAAAACGTTCCACGCAATTACAAACTTGAGGATGCAGAAAGAGACGCTATGAACCATCTGCTGGCTCACCTTGGCGACATGAGTGTTGCTTCAGACGGAAACAATGCGCACATAACCTCGTCTTCTTCTTTCAACATGGTTGACGGCTATACCACTGTGGGCAGAAACATCAGGGTTAAATGCCAGATCAAACCCGGCGTAATCCGGACATATTCATAA
- a CDS encoding metal ABC transporter solute-binding protein, Zn/Mn family, producing MSTRKFKFIFAILLLLVSTVADAAPLQVTVSIVPQEFFVKKIGGDLVDVNVMVRPGSSPAVYEPQPKQMTQLSNSAIYFAIGVPFEQAWLPRFKSANTNLEIVHLDESVVRQPMQEHIHEGEEHHDHSDNYIADPHIWLAPPLVRIMSLQIRDSLIAADPQHEDIYRKNYYKFAAEIDDLDHELINIFKNSSKPQSFMVYHPSWGYFARTYGLKQIPIELEGKEPSPKEMAQIIDFARNNSVSAIFIQPQFSKKSAQAIASSIGAKILIADPLAANWDENLREAAKSFLGNSR from the coding sequence ATGTCCACGCGCAAATTTAAATTCATATTTGCTATTTTACTTTTACTTGTTTCAACAGTTGCAGACGCAGCCCCGTTACAGGTTACTGTTTCTATTGTTCCGCAGGAGTTCTTTGTCAAAAAGATAGGAGGAGACTTAGTAGATGTGAATGTTATGGTCAGACCGGGCAGTAGTCCGGCGGTATACGAACCGCAGCCCAAACAGATGACCCAACTTAGCAATTCAGCTATTTATTTCGCCATAGGAGTCCCGTTTGAGCAGGCATGGCTGCCGAGATTTAAATCCGCAAACACAAATTTAGAGATTGTTCACTTAGACGAATCTGTCGTCAGACAGCCTATGCAGGAGCATATTCATGAAGGAGAAGAACATCACGACCATAGTGATAATTATATCGCAGATCCGCACATCTGGCTGGCTCCGCCTCTTGTAAGAATCATGTCCCTTCAAATCAGAGATTCACTGATAGCGGCCGACCCTCAGCACGAAGATATTTACAGGAAAAATTATTATAAATTTGCTGCGGAAATTGATGATCTGGACCATGAACTGATTAACATATTCAAAAACTCCTCAAAACCGCAAAGCTTTATGGTATACCACCCGTCGTGGGGATATTTTGCCAGAACCTACGGCTTAAAACAGATTCCGATTGAATTAGAAGGAAAGGAACCCAGCCCTAAAGAAATGGCCCAGATAATCGATTTTGCGCGCAATAATTCAGTTTCTGCCATATTCATCCAGCCGCAGTTCTCTAAAAAGAGTGCACAGGCAATAGCCTCTTCAATAGGAGCAAAGATACTGATAGCAGACCCTCTAGCGGCCAATTGGGATGAAAACTTAAGAGAAGCAGCTAAATCTTTTCTTGGAAACTCCCGGTAG
- a CDS encoding DMT family transporter, giving the protein MRLIFIAFAVIFGALAPTQAGVNMKLRNFVGDPILAATVSFAVGTVALIAYAYFTKISVPAIGATLKGPWWMWTGGFMGAFFVASAVIIAPVLGAGTMMCWMIAGQMGASIILDHFGLIGYAVREASPMRILGVLFVVAGAVIIEKF; this is encoded by the coding sequence ATGCGACTGATCTTTATCGCTTTCGCGGTTATTTTCGGAGCCTTGGCACCGACTCAGGCCGGGGTGAACATGAAATTGCGAAATTTTGTGGGTGACCCCATACTGGCGGCAACTGTTTCCTTTGCTGTCGGTACGGTTGCTTTGATCGCCTATGCCTACTTTACCAAAATTTCTGTTCCGGCAATCGGTGCAACTTTGAAAGGTCCTTGGTGGATGTGGACCGGTGGATTCATGGGTGCCTTTTTTGTAGCTTCTGCTGTGATCATTGCGCCTGTTCTCGGTGCGGGAACAATGATGTGCTGGATGATTGCAGGGCAGATGGGAGCCTCAATTATTCTGGATCACTTCGGCCTCATAGGGTACGCCGTACGGGAGGCTTCTCCGATGAGAATCCTCGGTGTTCTGTTTGTTGTTGCCGGTGCTGTAATTATTGAAAAATTTTGA
- a CDS encoding ammonium transporter, protein MNAADTSFILICAALVMFMTPGLALFYAGMARSKNVLGTIMQSFVMLGLVSIIWAVIGYTLAFGEDIGGLIGGLNFFALNGVGIDTLNSPAANLPHLLFMVFQGMFAVITPALITGAFAGRMKFKALIIFSSLWVIFVYAPMCHWVWGGGWMSKMGALDFAGGAVVHMSSGAAALAACLVIGKRKGYGKQSFIPHNLPMTLLGAGILWFGWFGFNAGSALAANGIAVNAFVTTHLGAAAGLLGWLLVETFHGGKPTTLGAASGAVAGLVAITPAAGFVTPMASIIIGFGGGIICYGGILLKSIFKYDDSLDVVGVHGIGGTWGAIATGLFASVGAEGMFYGNPAQLWIQIESVVCTWGYCFVVSLVLLKIVDATCGLRVDEEAESSGLDIAEHSETGYQF, encoded by the coding sequence ATGAATGCAGCGGATACTTCATTTATTCTTATTTGTGCAGCCTTGGTAATGTTTATGACGCCCGGGCTCGCGCTTTTTTACGCGGGGATGGCGCGCAGTAAAAACGTTTTGGGCACCATTATGCAGAGTTTTGTAATGCTCGGACTAGTTTCAATCATATGGGCTGTCATCGGTTACACACTTGCTTTCGGAGAGGATATCGGCGGACTTATCGGCGGACTTAACTTTTTTGCGCTTAACGGGGTCGGGATTGATACCTTAAACAGCCCCGCAGCAAATCTGCCGCATCTTTTATTTATGGTTTTTCAAGGGATGTTTGCTGTAATTACGCCTGCACTCATCACAGGGGCTTTTGCAGGGCGCATGAAATTTAAGGCTCTGATTATATTTTCTTCATTGTGGGTAATTTTTGTATATGCCCCTATGTGCCACTGGGTATGGGGCGGCGGATGGATGAGTAAAATGGGTGCGCTGGACTTTGCAGGAGGAGCTGTTGTTCATATGAGCTCAGGAGCCGCCGCACTTGCAGCATGTCTGGTTATAGGGAAACGTAAAGGATACGGAAAGCAGTCCTTTATTCCGCATAATCTTCCTATGACTCTGCTCGGAGCGGGTATTTTATGGTTCGGCTGGTTCGGATTCAATGCCGGAAGTGCTCTTGCTGCAAACGGCATCGCCGTAAATGCTTTTGTAACAACTCATCTCGGAGCAGCCGCAGGGCTTCTCGGATGGCTGCTTGTTGAAACCTTTCATGGCGGCAAACCTACAACTCTGGGAGCTGCGTCCGGAGCTGTCGCAGGACTTGTTGCTATTACACCTGCCGCCGGATTTGTTACCCCCATGGCTTCGATTATTATCGGATTCGGAGGCGGCATAATCTGTTATGGCGGCATTTTACTCAAATCAATCTTTAAGTATGATGACTCGCTAGATGTTGTCGGTGTTCACGGTATCGGCGGAACATGGGGAGCCATTGCAACCGGACTTTTCGCAAGTGTCGGAGCTGAAGGTATGTTTTACGGCAATCCGGCCCAGCTTTGGATTCAGATCGAGTCTGTAGTATGCACTTGGGGATACTGCTTTGTTGTAAGCTTAGTGCTTCTCAAAATAGTTGATGCTACTTGCGGTCTTCGTGTTGACGAAGAGGCTGAGTCCAGCGGACTTGATATCGCGGAACACAGTGAAACAGGTTATCAGTTCTAA
- a CDS encoding mechanosensitive ion channel family protein, whose product MDISIIEEFLRNDLIKWLHDFQRSIIDGFFSWHGAAEVALVPLIFFLGKYFHKKVTPKIEESLKGKLPKIVRESLFVKTILREVGLILSVLLFKLSVFILSAHHYKPSLLVIAGSLTAAWVIIKIASSLVMNTFWARVISTTAWVMAALNVFGLLGKTVAFLDTVGFVYNDKNLSIIVLFKGAILLLALVQVATFSNKIAQDRIAKSRSLSPSLQVLLSKACKLGLMALAIYLGLKGIGVDFTGLTVFSGAVGVGVGFGLQKVISNLVCGVILLLERSIKPGDIIEVGNARGKIKSLNARFIAMETFDKKEYLIPNDSLITGQVINWTYGDSTVRLRIPFGVAYSSDVREAIKVSEAAALTVTGVLKNPAPACRMTGFGASSVDFELRIWIGDPEKGTGRVKSDTLLAIWDAFKEKGIEFPFPQQDIFIKNLPAKPEES is encoded by the coding sequence ATGGATATATCAATTATTGAGGAATTTTTACGAAACGACCTTATTAAATGGCTTCATGATTTTCAACGATCTATAATTGATGGTTTTTTCTCATGGCATGGAGCCGCTGAGGTCGCTCTTGTTCCTTTGATTTTTTTTCTAGGAAAATATTTTCATAAAAAAGTTACTCCTAAAATCGAAGAGTCGCTAAAAGGAAAACTGCCGAAAATCGTGCGTGAGAGTCTTTTTGTAAAGACAATTCTCCGGGAAGTAGGGCTGATTTTAAGTGTTCTTCTTTTCAAATTGTCGGTTTTTATTTTGTCGGCTCATCATTACAAGCCGAGCTTACTTGTTATTGCCGGTTCACTTACTGCTGCATGGGTAATTATTAAAATTGCTTCCAGCCTGGTTATGAACACGTTTTGGGCCAGAGTTATTTCAACAACAGCCTGGGTCATGGCGGCTCTTAATGTTTTCGGATTACTTGGAAAAACCGTAGCTTTTCTTGATACTGTAGGATTTGTCTATAATGATAAAAACCTCTCGATCATAGTCCTTTTCAAAGGGGCCATCCTCCTTTTAGCGCTGGTTCAAGTCGCTACTTTCTCAAATAAAATTGCTCAGGACAGGATAGCAAAGTCCCGGTCACTTTCTCCTTCATTGCAAGTTCTTCTTTCTAAGGCATGCAAACTCGGACTCATGGCTTTAGCTATATATTTGGGACTGAAAGGAATCGGGGTCGACTTTACCGGCCTGACAGTCTTCTCCGGAGCCGTCGGTGTCGGCGTCGGTTTCGGTTTGCAGAAAGTTATATCCAATCTTGTCTGCGGAGTTATTTTGCTTCTTGAGCGATCTATTAAACCCGGCGATATTATAGAAGTCGGAAACGCACGCGGTAAGATTAAATCTCTCAATGCCCGTTTTATAGCAATGGAGACATTTGATAAGAAAGAGTACTTGATTCCCAACGATTCACTAATCACAGGGCAGGTTATAAACTGGACCTACGGTGATAGTACCGTAAGGCTTAGAATCCCTTTCGGCGTCGCTTATTCCTCTGATGTTCGCGAGGCCATTAAAGTAAGCGAAGCCGCAGCCCTGACGGTAACAGGAGTGCTTAAAAATCCTGCACCGGCATGCCGTATGACCGGATTCGGCGCAAGTTCCGTTGATTTTGAATTAAGAATCTGGATCGGAGACCCTGAAAAAGGAACTGGAAGGGTAAAATCCGATACATTGCTTGCGATCTGGGACGCATTCAAAGAAAAAGGAATTGAATTCCCATTTCCCCAGCAGGATATTTTTATCAAAAACCTTCCAGCGAAGCCGGAAGAAAGTTAA
- a CDS encoding 4-hydroxybenzoate octaprenyltransferase — MIKIEHSIFALPFAYMGLFLAADGWPGVKPFLLLTIAMIAVRSFAMAFNRLVDINIDSENPRTRTRPLVTGELSSVFTLFFILICGVIFVVACKNMNELCYKLSYFALAWSAFYSITKRFTKLCHFVLGSVLGLAPLAGWLCVDPHFTLPAVLFFTGVLFWVAGFDILYATQDRKFDRGRGLFSIPACLGLQSSLTISTFCHVNTVIFFLLAGLSAGLGWIYFTTTAIVGGIMIFEHQVISAEDMSRVNMAFFSLNGVISVVLFIGTLLDILC, encoded by the coding sequence ATGATTAAAATTGAACATTCAATTTTTGCTCTGCCGTTTGCCTACATGGGGCTTTTCCTTGCAGCTGATGGATGGCCTGGGGTTAAACCCTTTTTACTGCTGACAATTGCAATGATCGCGGTAAGATCCTTTGCTATGGCCTTTAACAGGCTTGTTGATATTAATATTGACAGTGAAAATCCCAGAACACGTACCCGTCCATTAGTTACGGGAGAATTGTCATCTGTTTTCACCCTATTTTTTATTTTAATCTGCGGAGTTATTTTTGTAGTTGCCTGTAAAAACATGAATGAGCTTTGCTACAAATTGTCCTACTTCGCTCTTGCATGGTCAGCATTTTATTCCATTACCAAGCGTTTTACAAAGTTGTGCCATTTTGTACTCGGATCAGTTCTCGGCCTTGCTCCTCTTGCAGGTTGGCTCTGTGTTGATCCTCATTTTACCTTACCTGCCGTACTTTTTTTCACAGGAGTCCTTTTCTGGGTTGCAGGATTCGATATCCTTTACGCAACGCAAGATAGAAAATTTGACAGAGGTCGGGGACTTTTTTCCATTCCAGCCTGTCTCGGACTTCAGAGCTCTCTTACTATTTCCACATTCTGCCATGTAAACACAGTAATTTTCTTTTTACTGGCCGGACTTTCAGCCGGACTTGGATGGATATATTTCACAACCACTGCTATTGTTGGCGGGATTATGATTTTTGAGCATCAAGTCATCTCTGCCGAAGACATGAGCCGTGTGAATATGGCGTTTTTTTCTCTGAACGGTGTGATCTCAGTTGTTCTATTCATCGGCACTTTACTGGATATTCTCTGCTAA
- a CDS encoding P-II family nitrogen regulator, producing MKKIEAIVRPFKVDDVKEAIAALGLKGMTVTEVKGFGRQGGHKEVYRGAEYQVDFLVKTKIEIVVEAERVPEVMEAIRDAALTGKVGDGKIFVTSVDEVMRIRTGETGRDAI from the coding sequence ATGAAAAAAATAGAAGCTATAGTCAGGCCGTTTAAAGTTGATGATGTGAAAGAAGCTATTGCCGCACTCGGCCTTAAAGGTATGACGGTCACCGAAGTCAAAGGGTTCGGCCGTCAGGGCGGACATAAAGAAGTCTATCGCGGAGCTGAATATCAGGTTGATTTCTTGGTTAAAACCAAGATTGAGATTGTTGTTGAAGCTGAAAGAGTTCCTGAAGTGATGGAAGCTATCCGTGACGCCGCGCTCACGGGAAAGGTCGGTGACGGGAAAATATTTGTTACTTCCGTTGATGAAGTAATGCGCATTAGGACCGGAGAAACTGGCCGGGACGCTATTTAA
- a CDS encoding histone deacetylase family protein, translating into MLKAENSLGIIFFPAFDWAISPTHPEREERLLYTQDQLREEGLFDIEGIREYKPEVAKTEDIERVHFCFPEAEAIATRSHYISAGGAIKAAELIMQGERDRAFALVRPPGHHAMKTVQGSRGFCTINVEAIMCEHIREKYGQKRIAIVDTDCHHGDGTQDVYWHDPDTLFISMHQDGRTLYPGTGFPKDAGGPKALGRTVNIPLPPGTSDAGFMMVMEQIVMPLLADFKPDLIINSAGQDNHFTDPITNMNFSAQGYAALNTMLKPDIAVLEGGYAIQGALPYVNLGISLAMAGVDYSHVREPAWNPESLKESADVLNYIQMLCDTIPEVYFNPPAQSSEGIIKGDWSVRHRNIFYDTEGFTESQTESLFLCDHCRGLLKVETQKENGPIGFGIEIPIGACEKCRNLGYSIMEEAQVKSKYRYIQMINRREKEYLRYGF; encoded by the coding sequence ATGCTCAAGGCTGAAAACAGTCTGGGAATTATATTTTTCCCTGCATTTGACTGGGCTATCTCGCCGACTCACCCGGAAAGGGAAGAACGCCTTTTATACACTCAGGACCAACTGCGTGAAGAAGGTCTTTTTGATATTGAAGGAATACGCGAATACAAGCCCGAAGTGGCAAAGACAGAAGATATCGAAAGAGTCCATTTCTGCTTTCCGGAAGCGGAAGCAATAGCGACACGTTCTCATTATATTTCAGCAGGCGGAGCCATTAAAGCAGCAGAACTGATAATGCAGGGGGAAAGAGACCGCGCCTTTGCCTTGGTGCGCCCTCCGGGGCATCATGCAATGAAGACGGTACAAGGATCACGCGGGTTCTGCACAATCAACGTCGAAGCCATCATGTGCGAGCACATCCGTGAAAAATACGGACAAAAACGCATAGCCATTGTTGATACGGATTGCCATCACGGCGACGGCACGCAGGATGTGTACTGGCACGATCCCGATACTCTTTTCATTTCCATGCATCAGGATGGACGAACCCTTTACCCCGGTACAGGATTTCCGAAAGATGCCGGTGGACCGAAAGCGCTGGGACGGACTGTCAATATTCCACTTCCTCCCGGAACTTCAGACGCAGGGTTCATGATGGTCATGGAACAGATAGTTATGCCCTTACTGGCTGACTTCAAACCGGATCTGATCATTAACTCCGCAGGGCAGGATAACCATTTTACTGACCCTATTACCAATATGAATTTTTCAGCGCAGGGGTACGCTGCGCTCAACACTATGCTAAAACCGGACATTGCGGTACTTGAAGGCGGATACGCCATTCAAGGAGCATTACCGTATGTAAATTTGGGTATCAGCCTTGCTATGGCAGGAGTTGATTACTCCCATGTGCGCGAACCGGCATGGAATCCTGAATCGCTCAAAGAATCAGCTGATGTTCTGAACTATATTCAAATGCTTTGCGATACTATCCCTGAGGTTTATTTCAACCCTCCGGCGCAGAGCAGCGAAGGAATCATAAAAGGCGACTGGTCAGTACGTCATCGCAATATTTTCTATGACACAGAAGGCTTTACAGAGTCACAAACGGAATCTCTATTTTTATGTGACCATTGCCGCGGGTTGCTCAAAGTGGAAACTCAAAAGGAAAACGGCCCTATCGGGTTTGGGATTGAGATCCCCATAGGGGCTTGTGAGAAGTGCCGGAACCTTGGCTATTCGATAATGGAAGAGGCCCAGGTAAAAAGCAAATACCGCTACATACAGATGATCAACCGCAGAGAAAAAGAATACCTGCGCTACGGTTTCTGA
- a CDS encoding sigma-54-dependent Fis family transcriptional regulator translates to MTISIDDYKALSRELDPKKLQKTILNLLLKLQNVERGSLWIERNNMYECVESLGHQSEALKGVKLSPNEKSIVGWVIQNGKMTIAEAGADDRHFSRIEQNFEIKSKHILCFPLLLKGKDVYGAVQVIDTSTDGDHLNLNPEYLTMLQEMVDIGSIALGNSLEFQKQQYKYAQLSQTLSSLRGKNSIIGKSASVSKALKLVKNYAATNYPVLISGESGTGKELFAEEIHVQSDRATKPFLTQNCSAIPENLLESELFGYVKGAFTGASANKLGLFEAADGGTVFLDEIGDMDINLQAKLLRVLQENEIKPLGGTHTRKINIRIISATNRKLEEEVRSGRFREDLYYRLNVLPLKLPSLHERKEDIPLLTEYFLTREASSNHMLPKKLTPEAMSAMKTHKWPGNIRELENTIKQFQAMVPGDTIQLSELPAHIASPVIKAETIITRQGTDSPQKFADEASSTFNIASMTWSELESSYVMMLLEKHKWNVSQAARAAGINRSTFDSRMKKLGITKGVD, encoded by the coding sequence ATGACAATCTCAATTGACGATTATAAAGCATTATCGCGGGAATTAGACCCTAAAAAATTACAGAAAACAATTTTAAACCTGCTTTTAAAGTTGCAAAACGTAGAAAGAGGGTCACTTTGGATTGAGCGCAACAACATGTATGAATGCGTCGAATCATTAGGGCATCAAAGTGAAGCATTAAAAGGCGTCAAGCTTTCACCAAATGAAAAAAGTATTGTGGGATGGGTCATACAGAATGGGAAAATGACCATTGCTGAAGCTGGAGCAGATGACAGACATTTCAGCAGAATTGAACAAAACTTTGAAATAAAAAGTAAGCATATCCTATGTTTTCCGCTCCTGCTTAAAGGTAAAGATGTTTACGGAGCGGTTCAGGTTATTGATACAAGCACTGACGGGGACCATCTGAATCTAAATCCTGAATATCTCACAATGCTTCAGGAAATGGTGGACATCGGCTCTATAGCTTTAGGCAACTCTTTAGAATTTCAAAAACAGCAGTATAAATACGCCCAGTTAAGCCAGACTTTGAGCAGTTTGCGCGGCAAAAACTCAATTATCGGAAAGAGCGCGTCTGTCAGCAAAGCACTTAAACTTGTTAAAAATTATGCGGCAACAAATTATCCTGTTCTTATTTCCGGAGAATCTGGGACCGGTAAAGAGCTGTTCGCGGAAGAAATCCATGTTCAGAGCGATCGCGCTACCAAGCCTTTTTTAACTCAGAACTGTAGCGCAATACCGGAAAACCTTCTTGAAAGTGAATTATTCGGATATGTAAAAGGAGCTTTCACTGGGGCATCAGCAAATAAATTAGGCCTTTTCGAGGCAGCTGACGGTGGCACTGTTTTTCTCGACGAAATAGGAGATATGGATATCAACCTTCAGGCTAAACTTCTTAGAGTGCTGCAAGAAAATGAAATTAAGCCGCTCGGAGGAACTCACACCCGTAAAATAAATATCCGTATAATTTCAGCAACCAACCGTAAATTAGAAGAAGAAGTCCGCTCCGGACGATTCAGAGAAGACCTTTATTACAGATTGAATGTTTTACCGCTTAAACTGCCCAGCCTGCACGAAAGAAAAGAAGACATCCCGCTGCTGACCGAATATTTCTTAACCAGAGAAGCATCAAGCAACCATATGCTGCCCAAAAAGCTGACTCCGGAAGCAATGTCTGCAATGAAGACACATAAATGGCCAGGCAATATTCGAGAACTTGAAAACACGATTAAGCAATTCCAAGCCATGGTTCCGGGTGATACTATTCAATTATCAGAACTACCTGCACACATAGCAAGTCCAGTAATCAAAGCTGAGACAATCATTACGAGACAAGGAACGGACTCACCACAGAAGTTTGCGGATGAAGCAAGCTCAACATTTAATATTGCGTCAATGACGTGGTCTGAACTGGAATCCAGTTATGTTATGATGCTTTTAGAAAAGCATAAATGGAACGTCAGTCAGGCGGCACGGGCAGCAGGAATAAATCGCTCCACGTTTGACTCGCGTATGAAAAAGCTCGGCATTACTAAAGGAGTGGATTAA